In Myripristis murdjan chromosome 2, fMyrMur1.1, whole genome shotgun sequence, a genomic segment contains:
- the LOC115374951 gene encoding L-threonine 3-dehydrogenase, mitochondrial-like, protein MLVVRLLRGAVRHARRRPLCSTEGLSPAACGINSSPRRAFADGRAQNSNCTEIDHPKILITGGLGQLGVGLAKLLRRRFGKNNVILSDIRKPPNHVYHNGPFIFSDILDYKNLREIVVNNNISWLVHYSAVLSAVGENNVSLAKEVNITGLHNILDIAAEHGLRVFVPSTIGAFGPSSPRDPTPELCVQRPRTIYGVSKVHAELMGEYYHHRYGLDFRCLRYPGIISADSQPGGGTTDYAVQIFHAAVKTGYFECNLRSDTRLPMMYIDDCLRATLEILEAPADSLTSRTYNINAMSFTPQDLTQEIQKMLPDLKVTYNVDPVRQAIADSWPMAFEDSAARRDWGWKHEYDLPEMVQAMLTHITPGNQLAQAY, encoded by the exons ATGCTGGTGGTGAGGCTGCTGAGAGGTGCAGTGAGACATGCCAGGAGAAGGCCCCTGTGCAGCACCGAGGGTTTGAGTCCAGCAGCGTGTGGCATCAACTCGTCCCCACGCCGGGCCTTTGCCGATGGGAGAGCTCAAAACTCAAACTGCACAGAGATCGACCACCCCAAAATCCTCATCACAG GAGGGCTTGGTCAGCTGGGGGTAGGGCTTGCCAAGTTGCTGAG GAGGCGATTTGGAAAAAACAACGTGATCCTCTCCGACATCCGGAAACCCCCTAACCATGTCTACCACAATG GTCCGTTCATCTTCTCGGACATCCTCGACTATAAGAACCTCAGGGAGATCGTggtcaacaacaacatcagctgGCTGGTCCACTACTCAGCTGTGCTCTCCGCTGTGGGAGAGAACAACGTCTCACTCGCCAAAGAAGTCAACATCACAG GTCTTCACAACATATTAGACATCGCAGCCGAGCACGGCCTGCGTGTGTTCGTCCCCAGCACCATCGGCGCCTTCGGCCCGTCCTCGCCCAGGGATCCCACCcctgagctgtgtgtgcagagaccGCGCACCATCTACGGCGTCTCCAAGGTCCACGCTGAGCTGATGGGtgag TACTACCACCACAGGTATGGGCTGGACTTCCGCTGCCTCAGGTACCCCGGCATCATTTCTGCCGACTCCCAGCCTGGAGGAGGAACCACAG ACTATGCCGTCCAGATCTTCCATGCGGCTGTGAAGACCGGCTATTTTGAATGCAACCTTCGCAGCGACACACGGCTCCCTATGATGTACATAG ATGACTGTCTAAGAGCTACCCTGGAGATCCTGGAAGCCCCGGCGGACTCGCTGACCAGCCGCACCTACAACATCAACGCCATGAGCTTCACACCTCAGGACCTCACCCAGGAGATTCAGAAAATGCTGCCTGACCTCAAGGTCACCTACAACGTGGACCCAGTCCGACAGGCTATAG CGGACAGCTGGCCAATGGCATTTGAGGACAGCGCGGCGAGGCGAGACTGGGGCTGGAAGCACGAGTATGACCTCCCAGAGATGGTGCAGGCCATGCTGACTCACATCACTCCGGGCAACCAGCTGGCACAGGCCTACTGA